In Bacteroidota bacterium, the following are encoded in one genomic region:
- a CDS encoding lamin tail domain-containing protein: protein MLRLRFVLPWLLCCLSSFGYGQFTDNFSDGNFTANPVWSGDNTEWEVLTQRLHLNGPAVANTTSHLSTPSTAIENTTWEFTVDLVGTTAGGSFVEVFLTSDQANIESNTATGYFVRIGDALDEISLFYSNSGANSKIIDGADNRIAVTNPHVKVTVTRDCAGLWTLVIDTSPGGTNPITEGTTTHTLSTTSSFFGVLTTYATAPRNTWCFVDDISVTATTCPDLIPPTVLTVVPNSATNVTVTFSERVGLATAENASNYLFNYLFNPATATIRVGDSTKVDLDLGANSLSSCGIDFVTIANVADRAGNIMVPDTLNSTYFLPGTAVWKSVVISEIMADPSPTPNCLPAFEFIEIHNRSNFPVDLNGWKISDLGPGITIINTSYPLCPGEYAILCAPTANFTGYNNVIPVTGLSSTLLNNTGDNLGLRSNAGVLVDSVEYLLSWYQDAIKDDGGWSLELINPNDTCSTNSNWIASNDACGGTPGLQNSVFSTIPDTSDPVITSISVMGASNLLVCFSEPVVPAIANIPTNYFVNNGLGQPISAIAAPPSFNCVTLLFASPIDTGIVYTLTATNIADCNGNNAPTSGTFMISGTAAANDVIINEIFFDPDINATNLPNVEYVELYNRSADAFDLAGWKFRDSGTPQTLGNYLLLPGSYVILCDLADTASYSGLPYLGLLTWPSLNNTGDNLGLRDSYGSLVDSVEYLDTWYNDPNKSAGGWSIELINPGDTCNAMSNWAASVDPDGGTPGAVNSVFSTVPDTDPPHLMSVTVAGPNSVTACFDQSLDPVSAGTLGNYSANNGLGTPSNAFVGGTGNMCVTLVFASPIDTGTVYTLTATGIEDCAGNSTTNTGTFLISGEANWRSVIINEIFFDFDTTVTNLPAVEYVELYNRSSTPFDLGNWKFRDSSSTKTLTGYVLAPGDYVILCKESDTAAYTGIPYLGLSSWPSLNDGGDNLGLRDQAGNLVDSVQYRAPLWYHDSNKDGGGWSIELINPDDSCNTVTNWAASNDPDGGTPGAINSIFSTAPDLTAPQILSVTVTGTNSVQVCFDEGLDIATANMAGNYVVNNGLGTAATATLITPGNTCVNLTFILPIDTGTIYTLTATGVEDCIGNNAPTNGNFVVNGPAPFRALLFNEIFADESPQIGLPPNEFLELHNPSATAWDLSGWSIHNGGRRVIGSYVLNPGGYVVLCDDADTAAFAGIPYVAVASWPGLTNGGDQLGLRDNYGNLVDTVAYDISWYQDPNKDDGGWSLELINPTDSCAQLGNWIASNDTSGGTPGRLNSVYNNSPDTTPPTLLSVTVIDSNHVELCFDETMDVSALQNTANYYVDSMAAHFPLSATVSGIGNACVTLLLPEVIDTGVIYTVTVTNIRDCKGNLAGPLTGQFVLGGNANRYQIVFNEIYPDETPVIGSLPEGEFVELYNNGPNVVSLAGWTVTDRNDTGTLPAFNLFPGGHVILCSSSNVADFEVFGDAIAVSGMPGLNNSGDSLELYDATGQLMDLAYYDLGWYHDPSKEDGGWSMERVDPAYPCTNGDNWRASTDANGATPGTVNSQMGTFSDVEAPSVLSVQTTSRSTVRVFFSELMDAASLNNPANYTIDNGIGVATAVTVNGSLPFSVDLAFGVLMDTNTVYCLSVTAVEDCPGNTILTPNSTCFGIADEVAVGDLIINEILYNPYTGGSDFVELYNNSDKIIDISTVYIGEIYPETDSIFNGKQASTMPKIILPRSYICLTGDKDSQVMTYLPSDPSTIFEMASFPSYDDTEGECVIYTDSNEVLDRFAYLDDWAFPNLDDKNGVSLERLDFDRPTQDRNNWHSAASTALYATPGYKNSEILVPEGDAEVWLQPETFSPDQDGFEDLISINYHFTTPGWNVRVTVFDNKGRPVRILQENTLIGTDQGTFTWDGTTDGFHKADVGVYVILFEAMNPSGGEKKKFKLGCVLAAKL from the coding sequence ATGCTGCGTCTGCGCTTTGTACTGCCTTGGTTGCTCTGCTGTCTGTCCAGTTTCGGATACGGTCAATTCACTGACAATTTCAGTGATGGCAACTTTACGGCCAATCCTGTCTGGAGTGGGGACAATACCGAATGGGAGGTGCTCACGCAGCGCCTCCATTTGAACGGTCCCGCCGTTGCCAATACGACCTCCCACCTGAGTACGCCTTCGACGGCGATTGAAAATACCACTTGGGAATTTACCGTGGATCTTGTGGGTACAACTGCAGGCGGGAGTTTCGTGGAGGTGTTTTTGACTTCAGACCAAGCCAATATCGAATCCAACACCGCCACGGGTTACTTTGTGCGGATCGGAGATGCATTGGATGAAATTTCATTGTTCTATTCGAATTCTGGGGCGAATTCGAAAATCATTGATGGGGCGGATAATCGAATTGCAGTTACCAATCCGCATGTAAAGGTGACGGTGACACGCGACTGTGCCGGACTTTGGACCTTGGTGATCGACACGAGCCCCGGAGGCACAAATCCCATTACCGAAGGTACAACCACTCACACACTTTCGACTACCTCTTCCTTTTTTGGCGTATTGACCACCTACGCGACCGCCCCCAGAAATACTTGGTGTTTTGTGGACGACATTTCGGTGACAGCGACGACTTGTCCAGATCTGATTCCCCCAACAGTCCTCACCGTGGTTCCAAATTCGGCGACAAACGTCACGGTGACATTTTCAGAAAGGGTCGGTTTGGCGACAGCAGAAAATGCATCCAATTACCTGTTTAACTATTTGTTTAATCCTGCAACGGCGACCATTCGGGTAGGGGATTCGACAAAAGTGGACTTGGATTTGGGAGCGAATAGTCTGTCCAGTTGTGGGATCGACTTCGTCACAATTGCCAACGTTGCAGACAGGGCGGGCAACATCATGGTGCCCGACACACTCAATTCGACCTATTTTTTGCCGGGAACGGCAGTTTGGAAATCCGTAGTGATCTCCGAAATCATGGCGGACCCATCACCGACGCCCAACTGCCTTCCTGCATTCGAATTCATCGAGATTCACAACCGCAGCAATTTCCCGGTTGACCTCAATGGCTGGAAAATCTCCGATCTCGGTCCCGGCATCACGATCATCAACACAAGCTATCCGCTCTGTCCAGGTGAATATGCCATTCTTTGTGCGCCAACAGCCAATTTCACGGGGTACAACAATGTGATTCCTGTGACCGGACTTTCCTCGACATTGCTGAACAATACCGGTGACAACCTGGGTTTGCGCAGCAATGCGGGCGTTTTGGTGGATTCCGTGGAATATCTGCTTTCTTGGTATCAGGATGCGATCAAGGACGATGGCGGATGGTCATTGGAGCTGATCAATCCGAATGATACTTGTTCCACGAATTCCAATTGGATTGCCAGCAATGACGCCTGTGGCGGGACGCCGGGCCTGCAAAATTCGGTTTTCTCCACGATTCCGGACACATCTGATCCCGTGATCACCTCGATTTCGGTGATGGGTGCGAGCAATTTGTTGGTTTGTTTTAGCGAACCGGTAGTGCCTGCCATCGCCAATATTCCGACGAATTATTTCGTGAACAACGGCCTGGGACAGCCCATTTCTGCGATTGCAGCTCCGCCATCGTTCAATTGCGTGACCTTGCTTTTCGCTTCGCCGATCGATACAGGTATCGTTTACACCCTCACGGCAACCAATATCGCCGATTGCAATGGCAACAATGCGCCCACTTCCGGAACTTTCATGATTTCTGGTACTGCTGCTGCCAATGACGTGATCATCAATGAGATATTCTTTGATCCGGACATCAATGCCACCAACTTGCCCAACGTCGAGTACGTGGAATTGTACAACCGGAGTGCCGATGCCTTCGACTTGGCCGGATGGAAATTCCGGGACTCGGGGACGCCACAGACGCTGGGGAATTATTTGTTGTTACCCGGAAGCTATGTGATTCTCTGCGATTTGGCGGATACCGCATCCTATTCGGGACTTCCTTATCTGGGCTTGCTCACTTGGCCTTCGCTCAACAATACGGGCGATAATCTAGGGTTACGCGACAGCTATGGCAGCCTCGTCGACAGTGTCGAATATTTGGACACCTGGTACAATGACCCCAACAAATCGGCTGGTGGCTGGTCGATCGAGCTGATCAATCCGGGCGATACTTGCAATGCAATGTCCAATTGGGCTGCTTCCGTTGATCCGGATGGCGGAACTCCAGGTGCTGTCAACTCTGTGTTTTCGACGGTTCCTGATACAGATCCTCCGCATTTGATGTCCGTTACCGTTGCCGGACCGAATTCCGTGACGGCCTGTTTTGATCAGTCTTTGGATCCCGTTTCTGCTGGAACTTTGGGAAATTATTCCGCGAACAACGGTTTGGGTACGCCTTCGAATGCATTTGTGGGTGGCACAGGAAATATGTGCGTGACCTTGGTCTTTGCATCACCGATCGATACCGGAACCGTTTATACCTTGACCGCAACCGGCATCGAGGATTGCGCCGGAAACTCCACCACCAACACCGGAACATTCCTCATTTCGGGCGAAGCGAATTGGCGGTCGGTCATTATCAATGAGATCTTCTTCGATTTTGATACGACCGTAACGAATTTGCCAGCGGTGGAATATGTCGAATTGTACAACCGCAGTAGCACGCCATTTGACCTCGGAAACTGGAAATTCAGGGATTCGAGTTCGACCAAGACCCTCACCGGCTATGTACTTGCGCCTGGCGACTACGTGATCCTTTGCAAGGAAAGTGATACTGCCGCCTACACCGGCATCCCTTATTTGGGACTTTCTTCCTGGCCTTCGCTGAATGACGGTGGGGACAATTTGGGATTGCGCGACCAAGCCGGAAATTTGGTGGACAGCGTGCAATACCGCGCGCCCCTTTGGTACCATGACAGCAACAAAGACGGGGGCGGATGGAGCATCGAATTGATCAATCCCGACGATTCTTGCAATACCGTCACCAATTGGGCCGCGAGCAATGACCCCGATGGCGGTACACCGGGTGCGATTAATTCGATTTTCAGCACGGCACCTGATCTGACAGCACCACAAATCCTGTCGGTGACGGTTACCGGGACGAATTCGGTGCAAGTCTGTTTTGACGAAGGACTGGACATCGCCACGGCCAACATGGCCGGCAATTATGTGGTCAACAATGGCTTGGGAACCGCCGCAACTGCCACGTTGATCACGCCAGGAAATACCTGCGTCAATTTGACCTTCATTCTCCCGATCGATACCGGTACGATTTATACCTTGACTGCGACGGGTGTCGAGGATTGCATCGGCAACAACGCTCCGACGAACGGAAATTTTGTGGTGAATGGTCCTGCGCCGTTCCGTGCGTTGTTGTTCAACGAGATTTTTGCCGATGAATCGCCACAAATCGGCTTGCCGCCGAATGAATTCCTTGAATTGCACAACCCCTCCGCCACGGCATGGGACTTGAGCGGATGGTCCATCCACAATGGTGGTCGCCGCGTGATCGGCAGCTATGTATTGAATCCAGGTGGTTATGTCGTGCTGTGTGACGATGCCGACACCGCAGCATTTGCCGGCATTCCTTATGTCGCGGTGGCGAGTTGGCCTGGATTGACCAATGGCGGTGATCAATTGGGTCTGCGCGACAACTATGGCAACCTTGTCGACACCGTTGCCTACGACATTTCCTGGTACCAAGATCCCAACAAAGACGACGGCGGATGGTCATTGGAATTGATCAATCCGACGGATAGCTGTGCGCAGTTGGGCAATTGGATCGCTTCGAATGACACCTCGGGTGGCACGCCGGGGCGCCTGAACAGTGTGTACAACAATTCGCCCGATACCACTCCGCCGACATTGTTATCGGTGACGGTCATCGACAGCAACCACGTCGAACTCTGCTTTGACGAAACGATGGATGTGTCGGCGCTTCAAAACACAGCCAATTATTATGTGGATTCGATGGCCGCGCATTTCCCGTTATCGGCAACCGTTTCCGGAATCGGCAATGCATGCGTCACTTTGCTGTTGCCCGAAGTGATCGATACAGGGGTGATTTACACCGTCACGGTGACGAATATCAGGGATTGCAAAGGCAATTTGGCTGGTCCATTGACGGGGCAGTTTGTCCTCGGCGGCAATGCCAACCGCTATCAAATTGTGTTCAACGAAATTTATCCAGATGAAACGCCGGTCATCGGTTCGCTGCCGGAAGGTGAATTTGTCGAGCTGTACAACAATGGCCCGAATGTCGTTTCGCTTGCAGGTTGGACCGTTACGGACCGCAACGATACGGGCACTTTGCCTGCATTCAACCTGTTTCCCGGCGGGCATGTGATTTTGTGCAGCAGTAGCAATGTCGCTGATTTCGAAGTCTTTGGAGATGCGATTGCGGTATCGGGCATGCCGGGATTGAACAATTCAGGAGACAGTCTGGAGCTGTATGATGCCACCGGGCAACTGATGGACCTCGCTTACTATGACTTGGGATGGTACCATGATCCATCCAAGGAAGATGGCGGATGGTCGATGGAGCGTGTGGATCCTGCCTATCCGTGTACCAATGGCGACAACTGGCGCGCGAGCACCGATGCCAACGGCGCAACTCCCGGCACTGTCAACAGTCAAATGGGAACCTTCAGCGATGTTGAGGCGCCTTCGGTACTGAGTGTGCAGACGACAAGTCGTTCAACGGTGCGCGTATTCTTCTCCGAATTGATGGATGCCGCTTCCTTGAACAATCCCGCCAACTACACGATCGACAACGGAATTGGTGTCGCGACGGCCGTGACTGTGAACGGCAGCCTGCCGTTTTCCGTGGATCTTGCCTTCGGCGTGCTGATGGATACCAATACAGTTTATTGCCTGAGCGTTACCGCAGTTGAAGATTGCCCTGGGAATACCATTTTGACCCCGAATTCGACCTGTTTTGGCATTGCGGACGAAGTCGCCGTGGGTGATTTGATCATCAACGAGATTCTCTACAACCCCTACACCGGCGGTAGCGACTTTGTCGAATTGTACAACAACAGTGACAAGATCATCGACATTTCGACGGTTTACATTGGTGAAATTTATCCTGAAACCGATTCGATTTTCAACGGCAAACAGGCGAGCACAATGCCAAAGATCATCCTGCCGCGGTCTTATATTTGCTTGACAGGCGACAAGGACAGTCAGGTGATGACCTATTTGCCGAGCGACCCGAGCACGATTTTTGAGATGGCGAGTTTCCCAAGCTATGACGATACCGAGGGCGAATGCGTGATCTACACCGATTCGAATGAGGTTTTGGACCGTTTTGCCTATCTCGATGATTGGGCTTTCCCCAATCTCGACGACAAAAATGGCGTTTCACTGGAGCGATTGGATTTTGATCGACCGACGCAGGATCGCAACAACTGGCATTCGGCGGCGAGCACGGCACTCTACGCGACACCGGGCTACAAAAATTCGGAGATATTGGTACCTGAGGGCGATGCCGAGGTCTGGTTGCAGCCAGAAACCTTCAGCCCCGATCAAGACGGATTCGAGGATTTGATCAGCATCAACTATCACTTCACGACGCCAGGTTGGAATGTGCGCGTGACGGTGTTTGACAACAAAGGTCGCCCCGTGCGAATCTTGCAGGAAAACACGCTCATCGGCACGGATCAAGGTACCTTCACTTGGGACGGCACGACAGATGGGTTCCACAAGGCCGATGTCGGTGTCTACGTGATCCTGTTTGAAGCCATGAATCCCAGCGGTGGCGAGAAGAAGAAGTTCAAGCTCGGTTGCGTATTGGCTGCGAAGCTCTGA
- a CDS encoding NUDIX domain-containing protein produces the protein MQDLKDSLKYRTWSADLEANGVSLHGLEELSTIRKRNGEILFSLVKMDAKAPEGNPLLPIVMLRGNFVSVLTCLIDRETREEFQLLVCQRRVANGALFYEHPAGMCDSHADPYDVALIEVSEETGMTIQKEWLTLHNPERLYSSPGLLDEAGYFFSCEIEMDRAEIDAYHMQKGGHYGEGEFIHTYVARPDEAKRLIKNVSGLLAIYLFEDWRAKR, from the coding sequence ATGCAAGATCTCAAGGATAGCCTCAAATACCGGACTTGGTCCGCAGACCTCGAAGCCAACGGCGTTTCCCTCCACGGACTGGAGGAACTCAGCACCATCCGCAAGCGCAACGGAGAAATCCTGTTTTCGCTGGTCAAAATGGATGCAAAAGCCCCCGAAGGCAATCCATTGTTGCCGATCGTCATGCTGCGCGGAAATTTCGTCTCGGTACTCACCTGCCTGATCGACCGCGAAACACGCGAGGAATTCCAACTCCTTGTCTGTCAGCGACGTGTCGCCAATGGCGCCTTATTTTACGAGCATCCTGCCGGGATGTGTGACAGCCATGCCGACCCCTATGACGTGGCTTTGATCGAAGTCAGCGAAGAAACAGGAATGACCATTCAAAAGGAATGGCTCACCCTCCACAATCCCGAAAGGCTTTACTCGTCCCCGGGCTTGCTCGATGAGGCGGGCTACTTTTTCTCCTGCGAAATCGAAATGGACCGCGCCGAAATCGATGCCTATCACATGCAAAAGGGCGGTCATTATGGCGAAGGTGAGTTCATCCACACCTACGTTGCCCGCCCTGACGAAGCCAAACGCCTCATCAAAAACGTCAGCGGATTGTTGGCGATCTACCTTTTTGAAGATTGGCGAGCAAAGAGATAA
- a CDS encoding SDR family NAD(P)-dependent oxidoreductase, which produces MERKQKGYALITGASRGIGKAFADELGRQGYNLALVSLAGEDLPELAMELAGKHHVEVRTLEINLADSDAVDEVMDWVEKQGLNVSMLVNNAGLGSVGPFHETDMHKHRAMLNLNMLTPYYLMRRLMPMLQRQPQAYVINISSQASFFPVPFKGTYSASKAFLTYISLSSEWELRGSNVHVCVVCPSGVKTSPAIRERIETAGPLARIVALEPEEVVAITLKKAFKKKRFIVPGALNRLSYYLTQLTPDFIRMAFIAKKMKKNPFDAPEATPEKELRMENCEAIDEVKPEGFA; this is translated from the coding sequence ATGGAGCGAAAGCAAAAAGGTTATGCTTTGATCACAGGCGCGAGTCGCGGGATCGGAAAGGCATTTGCCGATGAATTGGGAAGGCAGGGCTACAACCTTGCGTTGGTTTCTTTGGCTGGCGAAGATTTGCCGGAATTGGCAATGGAACTTGCTGGAAAACACCATGTGGAAGTTCGCACGCTGGAAATCAACCTGGCAGATTCCGATGCGGTAGATGAGGTGATGGATTGGGTGGAAAAGCAAGGATTGAACGTGTCCATGCTGGTCAACAATGCCGGCTTGGGTTCCGTGGGCCCGTTTCATGAAACGGATATGCACAAGCACCGTGCGATGCTGAACCTGAACATGCTCACGCCCTACTACCTGATGCGCAGGTTGATGCCGATGTTGCAACGGCAACCGCAGGCTTATGTGATCAATATTTCGAGTCAAGCGAGCTTTTTTCCTGTGCCCTTTAAAGGAACCTATTCGGCTTCCAAGGCATTTCTGACCTATATTTCACTTTCCTCTGAATGGGAATTGCGTGGCAGCAATGTCCATGTTTGCGTCGTTTGTCCCAGCGGGGTCAAAACCAGCCCTGCGATCAGGGAAAGGATTGAAACGGCAGGGCCCTTGGCAAGAATTGTCGCCCTCGAACCTGAAGAAGTCGTAGCCATCACGTTGAAAAAAGCATTCAAAAAGAAGCGATTTATCGTTCCGGGTGCACTCAATCGGCTCAGCTATTACCTTACACAGCTCACTCCAGATTTCATTCGAATGGCCTTTATCGCCAAGAAAATGAAGAAAAACCCATTCGATGCGCCGGAAGCAACTCCGGAAAAGGAACTGAGAATGGAGAACTGCGAAGCAATCGACGAAGTCAAACCCGAAGGGTTCGCGTAA
- a CDS encoding histidine phosphatase family protein, whose amino-acid sequence MKTIVIARHAKSDWATGLSDHDRPLNSRGKLDAPRMGQALNELEFQPDLILSSSAVRARTTAEAVAREINFHQPIRVETKLYEAGHGLIMSMLQALPENVGSVMIFGHNPILEQLTVYLLQMQANIVIPTSGMVCLEANIQNWAQLQPGATNLKWFLIPKLLA is encoded by the coding sequence TATAGTAATCGCCCGCCATGCCAAAAGTGATTGGGCTACCGGCTTGTCAGACCATGATCGGCCGCTGAATTCGAGAGGCAAACTGGATGCCCCGCGCATGGGACAGGCCTTGAATGAGCTCGAATTTCAGCCCGACCTGATCCTTTCATCTTCTGCTGTGCGTGCGCGTACAACCGCAGAGGCGGTCGCAAGGGAAATCAATTTCCATCAACCCATTCGTGTGGAGACAAAACTCTATGAAGCAGGCCATGGGCTCATTATGAGCATGTTGCAAGCCCTTCCGGAGAATGTTGGAAGCGTGATGATTTTTGGACACAATCCGATTCTCGAGCAATTGACGGTTTACCTCCTTCAAATGCAGGCAAACATCGTGATTCCAACGTCAGGCATGGTTTGCCTCGAGGCAAATATTCAGAACTGGGCGCAACTGCAACCCGGGGCAACAAATCTGAAATGGTTTTTGATACCGAAATTGTTGGCCTAG
- a CDS encoding cytochrome b5: MELPIYTRSQLGLRNGQDRDEIWVAYQGVIYDVTESRMWRNGKHYEHWAGQDLTDELPDAPHNERVFEKFKAIGRLV; encoded by the coding sequence GTGGAACTACCGATCTACACGCGCTCACAACTCGGCTTGCGCAATGGCCAAGACCGCGACGAAATCTGGGTCGCCTACCAAGGCGTGATCTATGACGTAACGGAGAGCCGCATGTGGCGCAACGGCAAACACTACGAGCACTGGGCCGGCCAAGATCTCACCGACGAATTACCCGATGCTCCTCACAACGAGCGTGTTTTCGAAAAATTCAAGGCGATTGGAAGGTTGGTTTGA
- a CDS encoding aspartate-semialdehyde dehydrogenase: protein MKVAVVGATGLVGRVMLQVLEEEKFPISELIPVASERSIGQKIQFAGKEYAVVGMETAISKRPDIALFSAGGSTSKEFAPQFAAVGTVVIDNSSAWRMDPNVPLVVPEINSQAIGDAKIIANPNCSTIQMVMALAPLHKAYGIRRIVVSTYQSVTGTGKAALEQMMNERHGVDGAKVYPAQIDFNVLPHCDVFLENDYTREEMKMVHETRKILGDPKIAVTATTVRVPVKGGHSESINVEFHTEFDLDEAKKLIATMPGVIVRDDPKTALYPTPLHAEGKNEVFVGRIRRDESQPKTLNLWVVADNLRKGAATNAVQIAQYVVLKIRNEKLEMRN, encoded by the coding sequence ATGAAAGTTGCAGTTGTTGGCGCCACCGGCTTGGTGGGCAGGGTGATGCTCCAAGTTCTGGAGGAAGAAAAGTTCCCGATTTCCGAATTGATTCCGGTTGCTTCCGAGCGGAGCATCGGGCAAAAAATCCAATTCGCAGGCAAGGAATATGCCGTTGTGGGCATGGAAACCGCGATTTCCAAACGTCCGGACATCGCGTTGTTTTCGGCAGGTGGCAGCACGAGCAAGGAATTTGCACCTCAATTTGCAGCAGTGGGCACAGTGGTGATTGACAATTCTTCTGCCTGGCGAATGGATCCCAACGTGCCATTGGTGGTTCCCGAAATCAATTCCCAAGCCATCGGCGACGCCAAAATCATCGCCAATCCCAATTGTTCGACCATCCAAATGGTCATGGCTTTGGCACCCTTGCACAAGGCTTACGGCATTCGCAGGATCGTCGTGAGCACATATCAAAGTGTGACCGGCACCGGAAAAGCCGCTTTGGAACAGATGATGAACGAACGCCATGGCGTCGATGGCGCCAAAGTTTATCCGGCCCAAATCGACTTCAATGTCTTGCCGCATTGCGATGTCTTTCTGGAGAACGACTACACGCGCGAGGAGATGAAAATGGTCCACGAGACCCGCAAAATCCTCGGTGACCCCAAAATTGCCGTCACTGCGACCACGGTTCGGGTACCCGTCAAAGGCGGCCACAGCGAGAGCATCAACGTCGAATTCCATACCGAATTTGACCTGGACGAAGCCAAAAAACTCATTGCAACGATGCCCGGTGTGATTGTGCGGGACGATCCGAAGACAGCCCTCTACCCTACCCCGCTGCATGCCGAAGGGAAAAACGAGGTCTTCGTGGGCCGCATCCGAAGGGATGAGAGTCAGCCTAAAACACTGAACCTCTGGGTCGTCGCCGACAACCTGCGTAAAGGTGCGGCCACCAATGCGGTGCAAATCGCGCAATACGTTGTTTTGAAGATTAGAAATGAGAAATTAGAAATGAGAAATTAG
- a CDS encoding NAD-dependent epimerase/dehydratase family protein, protein MKVLITGANGFLGVRLARRLADEQHEVRALVRRMGENPDLQYPGIVEVKGDVRDSSSLSAAMAGIDQVYHLAALSTDWAADFRDFYTVNVVGTVNVFKAAKEAGVSKVLNTSSAGPIGPPDQDNIHPVNEDHIRTVDYFIAYESSKAMADERALRFVLDGMHIVTVNPTRVYGPGPLERKNGYLMLIHQYLTKKIAVYPGFKKQLANFVHIDDIVDGMLLAMEKGKSGQSYLLGGANVTFLDLFAALEKVTGKHTTTLAIPHWLLGFLAGIAALVSKLNGKAPILTRAWLRKASYSWPVSSDKAIQELGYAPMDYETGIRKTVEWLEAERKAGRIK, encoded by the coding sequence ATGAAGGTATTGATCACGGGAGCCAATGGATTTCTTGGCGTAAGGTTAGCAAGGCGATTGGCCGACGAGCAACACGAAGTAAGGGCACTCGTGCGTAGAATGGGCGAAAACCCGGATTTGCAATACCCAGGAATTGTGGAAGTCAAAGGGGATGTCAGAGATTCCAGCTCCCTGAGCGCGGCGATGGCTGGCATTGACCAAGTTTATCACCTTGCGGCGCTTTCCACCGACTGGGCAGCTGACTTTCGTGACTTTTACACGGTCAATGTCGTTGGCACCGTGAATGTGTTCAAAGCAGCCAAGGAGGCTGGGGTTTCCAAAGTCCTCAATACCTCATCAGCAGGTCCGATCGGCCCACCCGATCAAGACAACATACACCCTGTAAATGAGGACCATATCCGCACGGTCGACTACTTTATTGCTTATGAAAGTTCGAAGGCCATGGCCGACGAACGGGCATTGCGGTTTGTTTTGGACGGCATGCACATTGTAACGGTCAATCCGACAAGGGTTTATGGCCCTGGCCCGCTCGAGCGGAAAAATGGCTATCTTATGCTCATCCATCAATACCTTACCAAAAAGATTGCTGTTTACCCCGGCTTCAAGAAGCAGCTCGCAAATTTTGTCCACATCGACGACATCGTGGATGGTATGCTGCTGGCAATGGAGAAGGGGAAAAGTGGCCAAAGTTACCTTCTCGGAGGCGCAAATGTGACCTTTCTGGACCTATTTGCCGCACTTGAAAAGGTGACCGGCAAGCATACGACCACCCTTGCCATCCCCCATTGGTTGCTTGGATTTTTGGCTGGAATTGCCGCTTTGGTTTCAAAGTTGAATGGAAAAGCACCGATCCTCACGCGGGCTTGGTTGCGCAAGGCAAGTTATTCCTGGCCTGTTTCCAGCGATAAGGCTATCCAAGAACTTGGCTATGCCCCGATGGACTACGAAACGGGCATTCGGAAGACCGTTGAATGGCTGGAAGCGGAACGCAAAGCCGGTCGCATCAAATAA